One window of the Cotesia glomerata isolate CgM1 linkage group LG10, MPM_Cglom_v2.3, whole genome shotgun sequence genome contains the following:
- the LOC123272659 gene encoding uncharacterized protein LOC123272659, translating into MRISIQEICAFALATPRSKCFTGGENILNQGHLLYCGKISEISEENNCLKIIAFCLQTSNIRDDPHEINGEVLKDKGKIVGMSCSCAAGLGGECKHVVATLLYLNRNDLESLKVISCTDKKCAWSAPKQFALQQYDMKPYDEYEEFRRILIEDNPLSALAMHMHDPVQAETNKVIISPDKMTAIIKNQQMSKLLLKLKNFDIKFTTGECCRKTLSRLSDDTRKICEDTHEFYSVWIKEKQLRITASDAYKLFTYRKNKNPDWKKKSVDYFFGESFSNASTKYGLENESIAREAYDAKMSVEVVHCGLIISKEKKQVLRI; encoded by the exons ATGCGTATTTCTATTCAAGAAATTTGTGCATTCGCGCTTGCAACACCTCGAAGTAAATGTTTCACAGGTGGTGAAAATATACTTAACCAAGGACACTTGTTATACTGTGGTAAGATAAGTGAGATAAGTGAGGAAAATAattgcttaaaaataattgctttTTGTCTTCAAACCTCAAACATAAGAGATGATCCTCATGAAATTAATGGGGAAGTTCTTAAAGATAAAGGAAAAATCGTGGGTATGAGTTGTTCCTGTGCAGCTGGTTTAGGTGGTGAATGTAAGCATGTGGTAGCAACACTACTTTATTTGAATCG aaatgaTTTGGAAAGTTTAAAAGTAATCTCTtgtactgataaaaaatgtgcATGGAGTGCTCCCAAACAGTTTGCACTACAACAGTACGATATGAAACCATATGATGAATACGAGGAATTTCGACGAATTTTAATTGAGGATAATCCATTATCAGCTTTAGCCATGCATAT GCATGATCCTGTACAAGCAGAAActaataaagtaattatatCACCAGATAAAATGACGGCTATAATAAAGAATCAACAGATGTCTAAATTACTTCTGaaattgaagaattttgatataaaatttacaactgGAGAATGTTGTAGAAAAACATTAAGTCGTCTCTCAGATGATACTCGAAAAATCTGTGAAGACACTCATGAGTTCTATAGTGTTTGGATTAAGGAAAAGCAATTGAGGATAACCGCGAGTGATGCCTACAAACTTTTTACTtatcgtaaaaataaaaacccagaTTGGAAAAAAAAGTCTGTCGATTACTTTTTTGGAGAATCCTTTAGTAATGCAAGTACAAAATACGGTCTTGAGAACGAATCTATAGCTCGTGAAGCTTATGATGCCAAAATGTCTGTTGAAGTAGTTCATTGTGGATTGATTATCTCGAAGGAAAAAAAACAAGTGCTGcggatttaa
- the LOC123272660 gene encoding protein obstructor-E-like, producing the protein MSVITIKNKFGEAAYSDALQEAPQCPEFYGEQAYPHPEDCGSFFLCTNGTLTLERCENGLLFDGHGAIHNHCNYNWAVHCGERQADLTPISSPGCEYQFGLYENSDSCSTTYVKCIYGEPHIETCIPGLVWDSKSHSCVWPDQLIPYCNPEAVVGFKCPQKVPKHSVAAKFWPFPRCVGGFNQNNNESFNQLVWKICPKTVNTSSTIVKIAAYIATCIFNEGTNSLLMIMDTLGLNCGSNSHRYAEKLDAARVKVADQRANDNTREGRMLRRQQQIDVLETSTMAEELLYGPGIDDSI; encoded by the exons ATGAGTGtgattactattaaaaataaattcggcGAAG cagctTATAGTGATGCTTTACAGGAGGCTCCTCAATGTCCAGAATTTTATGGAGAACAAGCGTACCCTCACCCAGAAGATTGTGGttcattttttctttgtacGAATGGAACTTTGACACTTGAACGCTGTGAAAATGGTCTTCTTTTTGATGGACATGGTGCAATACATAACCATTGTAATTACAACTGGGCCGTACATTGTGGAGAACGTCAAGCTGATT TAACTCCGATCAGTTCTCCAGGGTGTGAATATCAATTTGGATTATATGAAAATAGTGATTCTTGCAGTACTACATACGTTAAATGTATTTACGGTGAACCTCATATTGAAACATGTATACCTGGTCTTGTTTGGGATAGCAAGAGTCACTCTTGCGTCTGGCCTGATCAACTAATCCCTTATTGTAATCCAGAGGCTGTTGTTGGTTTCAAATGTCCGCAGAAAGTTCCCAAACATTCAGTTGCTGCTAAATTTTGGCCGTTTCCAAG ATGTGTAGGTGGATTCaatcagaataataatgagaGCTTCAACCAACTAGTGTGGAAAATATGCCCAAAAACCGTGAATACTAGTTCTACTATCGTAAAAATTGCTGCATACATAGCtacttgtatatttaatgaaggtacaaattcattattaatgattatggaTACCCTAGGACTTAATTGTGGGTCTAATTCCCATCGGTATGCTGAAAAATTGGATGCTGCACGTGTGAAAGTGGCAGATCAGCGCGCCAACGACAACACTCGGGAAGGCAGAATGCTTCGTAGGCAACAGCAAATTGATGTTTTGGAAACTTCCACAATGGCTGAAGAACTATTATATGGCCCAGGAATAGATGACTCGat ATGA
- the LOC123272663 gene encoding uncharacterized protein LOC123272663, translated as MSNKTNCFKEKKYAQKYSKQWEQEENLKDWIAPDPTGNCQKAYCKYCRTILVAHKKDLGKHAISIKHKNAVDKDKQAKLCHPINVIKPPNNKVKVAELQLAAFIAEHTSIITVDHLTELLKKIEPDSDVFSKMKLHRTKCAALIKIF; from the exons ATGAGCAATAaaacaaattgttttaaagaaaaaaaatacgctCAAAAATATTCGAAGCAATGGGAACAAGAAGAAAACTTAAAAG ATTGGATAGCTCCTGATCCTACTGGTAACTGTCAAAAAGCTTATTGTAAATATTGCCGTACTATTTTAGTAGCACATAAAAAAGATTTAGGCAAGCATGCGATatcaattaaacataaaaatgcTGTTGATAAAGATAAACAAGCAAAATTATGTCATCCAATAAACGTGATAAAACCTCCTAACAATAAAGTTAAAGTTGCTGAACTTCAACTAGCCGCATTTATAGCAGAACATACATCAATTATCACAGTTGATCACTTGAcagaattgttgaaaaaaattgaaccgGATTCGGATGTTTTTAGTAAGATGAAATTGCATCGAACCAAGTGTGCAGcactcataaaaatattttag
- the LOC123272662 gene encoding uncharacterized protein LOC123272662 has product MENENTQSPISSSDENSCSQSKDATTQFPEVQIDKEFRDMSIQVSTGSLTPKFTSLITTEYELSTMTGIPDFALLKSIKKLVDKKTSSAYVNSKFDNQEIIVMTFMKLRQNMSYAVLSVLFKICTHETCRIRILDMIDILYLCLKNVIYWPSKDNISRNLPLCFKNFTNVRTVVDCIEIPTQKFKNLCCQLNTYSYYKSGYTLEFMTAVTPAGIISFISKPYGGRSSDNAIFEQSEILKMMDKNDDLMADRGFTVGDLCKKYDVNLITPPFLKQKKNNFQKQKLRWGD; this is encoded by the coding sequence ATGGAAAATGAAAATACTCAATCTCCAATCTCATCAAGCGATGAAAATTCTTGTTCCCAATCTAAAGATGCTACAACTCAATTTCCAGAGGTCCAAATCGATAAGGAGTTTCGGGATATGAGCATACAGGTTTCAACAGGATCACTAACTCCAAAATTTACATCTTTAATTACAACTGAGTATGAATTGAGCACAATGACAGGAATACCTGACTTTGCTTTActgaaatcaataaaaaagttagttgataaaaaaacatCATCCGCCTACGTGAACTCCAAATTTGATAATCAAGAGATTATTGTCATGACATTTATGAAACTGAGACAAAATATGTCGTATGCAGTATtatcagttttatttaaaatttgtactCATGAGACTTGTCGAATAAGAATTCTAGACATGAttgatattttgtatttatgttTGAAAAACGTCATTTATTGGCCAAGTAAAGATAATATTTCAAGAAATCTACCGCtatgctttaaaaattttacgaatGTGCGAACTGTCGTCGACTGTATTGAAATTCcaacacaaaaatttaaaaacttatgttgccaattaaatacttattcttattataaaaGTGGTTATACGCTAGAGTTTATGACAGCTGTCACACCAGCAGGAATCATCTCATTTATCAGCAAGCCGTATGGTGGTCGATCTTCCGATAATGCTATTTTTGAACAAAgtgaaatcttaaaaatgatgGATAAAAATGACGACTTGATGGCTGATCGAGGATTCACAGTTGGTGATCTGTGTAAAAAATATGATGTTAATCTAATTACACCTCCATtcctgaaacaaaaaaaaaacaattttcaaaagCAGAAGCTCAGATGGGGCGATTAA